The following proteins are co-located in the Chaetodon trifascialis isolate fChaTrf1 chromosome 14, fChaTrf1.hap1, whole genome shotgun sequence genome:
- the wars1 gene encoding tryptophan--tRNA ligase, cytoplasmic isoform X1, with the protein MSELGSLPCVKNTVSVKTITDCQGAWEGAKSAMELYEKLTAQGDHVRALKTAKAEKAEIEAAVQLLLKLKVDYKHVTGQDYKPGCPPSENCVAADNGPAADDSDDEDIVDPWNVSTKNAKGVDYDKLIVRFGSNKIDKELVDRIERLGGQKPHHYLRRGIFFSHRDVHQVLDAYEKKKSFYLYTGRGPSTQAMHVGHLVPFIFTKWLQDVFDVPLVIQMTDDEKYLWKDLTLDDCHHFAVENAKDIIACGFDVNKTFVFSDLDYMGASPEFYRNVVKAQKHVTFNQVKGIFGFTDSDCIGKISFPAIQAAPAFSNSFPQIFGTRKDVHCLVPCAIDQDPYFRMTRDVAPRIGYHKPALLHSTFFPALQGAQTKMSASNPNSSIFLTDTPKQIKNKINKHAFSGGKDTVEEHRKHGGNPEIDVSFMYLTFFLEDDEQLEKIRQDYSSGALLTGELKKILIETLQPIIAQHQERRKQITDDVVKQFMTPRPLNFKF; encoded by the exons ATGAGTGAGCTGGGCAGTCTGCCGTGTGTGAAGAATACTGTAAG TGTGAAGACGATAACAGACTGTCAGGGAGCCTGGGAAGGAGCCAAGAGTGCAATGGAGCTCTACGAGAAACTGACAGCACAAGGAGACCACGTCAGGGCCTTGAAAACAGCTAAAGCTGAGAAA GCTGAGATTGAAGCTGCTGTCCAGTTGCTGCTAAAGTTGAAAGTGGACTACAAACACGTGACAGGTCAGGATTACAAACCGGGCTGTCCGCCTTCAGAAAACTGTGTTGCCGCTGACAACGGgccagcagcagatgacagtgatgatgaagacatTGTTGACCCCTGGAACGTTTCCACCAAAAACGCTAAGGGAGTGGATTATGACAAACTCATAG TGAGGTTTGGCAGCAATAAAATTGACAAGGAACTGGTGGACAGAATAGAAAGACTTGGGGGACAGAAACCTCACCACTATCTACGAAGAGGAATCTTCTTTTCACACAG AGATGTGCATCAGGTACTGGATGCGTATGAGAAGAAAAAGTCCTTCTACCTTTACACCGGCAGAGGTCCGTCCACGCAGGCCATGCACGTCGGTCACCTCGTCCCCTTCATCTTCACCAA ATGGTTGCAGGATGTATTTGACGTCCCCTTGGTGATCCAGATGACTGATGATGAGAAGTACCTGTGGAAAGATCTAACACTGGATGACTGCCATCACTTCGCTGTGGAAAATGCCAAGGACATCATTGCCTGTGGCTTTGATGTCAACAAGACCTTTGTCTTCTCTGACCTGGACTATATGGG tGCATCCCCTGAATTCTACAGAAATGTGGTAAAGGCCCAGAAACACGTGACATTCAACCAGGTCAAAGGCATCTTTGGCTTTACAGACAGTGACTGCATCG ggaAGATCAGCTTCCCAGCCATCCAGGCAGCGCCGGCCTTCAGCAACTCTTTCCCACAGATCTTCGGAACCAGAAAGGACGTACACTGTCTCGTCCCCTGCGCCATAGACCAG GACCCATACTTCAGAATGACCCGTGATGTAGCTCCAAGGATTGGCTATCACAAACCAGCCCTGCTGCACTCCACCTTCTTCCCAGCCCTGCAGGGGGCACAGACCAAGATGAGCGCCAGCAACCCCaactcctccatcttcctcacTGACACACCCAAGCAGATCAAAAACAAG ATCAACAAACACGCATTTTCGGGAGGAAAAGACACAGTGGAAGAGCACAGGAAGCATGGCGGAAACCCAGAAATAGACGTCTCCTTCATGTACTTGACCTTCTTCCTGGAGGATGATGAACAGCTGGAGAAGATCAGACAG GACTACTCAAGTGGAGCTCTCCTCACGGGAGAACTGAAGAAGATTTTGATTGAGACCCTGCAGCCAATAATTGCTCAGCATCAAGAGCGACGCAAGCAAATCACAGATGATGTCGTGAAGCAGTTCATGACACCCCGGCCGTTAAATTTTAAATTCTAG
- the wars1 gene encoding tryptophan--tRNA ligase, cytoplasmic isoform X2, with the protein MELYEKLTAQGDHVRALKTAKAEKAEIEAAVQLLLKLKVDYKHVTGQDYKPGCPPSENCVAADNGPAADDSDDEDIVDPWNVSTKNAKGVDYDKLIVRFGSNKIDKELVDRIERLGGQKPHHYLRRGIFFSHRDVHQVLDAYEKKKSFYLYTGRGPSTQAMHVGHLVPFIFTKWLQDVFDVPLVIQMTDDEKYLWKDLTLDDCHHFAVENAKDIIACGFDVNKTFVFSDLDYMGASPEFYRNVVKAQKHVTFNQVKGIFGFTDSDCIGKISFPAIQAAPAFSNSFPQIFGTRKDVHCLVPCAIDQDPYFRMTRDVAPRIGYHKPALLHSTFFPALQGAQTKMSASNPNSSIFLTDTPKQIKNKINKHAFSGGKDTVEEHRKHGGNPEIDVSFMYLTFFLEDDEQLEKIRQDYSSGALLTGELKKILIETLQPIIAQHQERRKQITDDVVKQFMTPRPLNFKF; encoded by the exons ATGGAGCTCTACGAGAAACTGACAGCACAAGGAGACCACGTCAGGGCCTTGAAAACAGCTAAAGCTGAGAAA GCTGAGATTGAAGCTGCTGTCCAGTTGCTGCTAAAGTTGAAAGTGGACTACAAACACGTGACAGGTCAGGATTACAAACCGGGCTGTCCGCCTTCAGAAAACTGTGTTGCCGCTGACAACGGgccagcagcagatgacagtgatgatgaagacatTGTTGACCCCTGGAACGTTTCCACCAAAAACGCTAAGGGAGTGGATTATGACAAACTCATAG TGAGGTTTGGCAGCAATAAAATTGACAAGGAACTGGTGGACAGAATAGAAAGACTTGGGGGACAGAAACCTCACCACTATCTACGAAGAGGAATCTTCTTTTCACACAG AGATGTGCATCAGGTACTGGATGCGTATGAGAAGAAAAAGTCCTTCTACCTTTACACCGGCAGAGGTCCGTCCACGCAGGCCATGCACGTCGGTCACCTCGTCCCCTTCATCTTCACCAA ATGGTTGCAGGATGTATTTGACGTCCCCTTGGTGATCCAGATGACTGATGATGAGAAGTACCTGTGGAAAGATCTAACACTGGATGACTGCCATCACTTCGCTGTGGAAAATGCCAAGGACATCATTGCCTGTGGCTTTGATGTCAACAAGACCTTTGTCTTCTCTGACCTGGACTATATGGG tGCATCCCCTGAATTCTACAGAAATGTGGTAAAGGCCCAGAAACACGTGACATTCAACCAGGTCAAAGGCATCTTTGGCTTTACAGACAGTGACTGCATCG ggaAGATCAGCTTCCCAGCCATCCAGGCAGCGCCGGCCTTCAGCAACTCTTTCCCACAGATCTTCGGAACCAGAAAGGACGTACACTGTCTCGTCCCCTGCGCCATAGACCAG GACCCATACTTCAGAATGACCCGTGATGTAGCTCCAAGGATTGGCTATCACAAACCAGCCCTGCTGCACTCCACCTTCTTCCCAGCCCTGCAGGGGGCACAGACCAAGATGAGCGCCAGCAACCCCaactcctccatcttcctcacTGACACACCCAAGCAGATCAAAAACAAG ATCAACAAACACGCATTTTCGGGAGGAAAAGACACAGTGGAAGAGCACAGGAAGCATGGCGGAAACCCAGAAATAGACGTCTCCTTCATGTACTTGACCTTCTTCCTGGAGGATGATGAACAGCTGGAGAAGATCAGACAG GACTACTCAAGTGGAGCTCTCCTCACGGGAGAACTGAAGAAGATTTTGATTGAGACCCTGCAGCCAATAATTGCTCAGCATCAAGAGCGACGCAAGCAAATCACAGATGATGTCGTGAAGCAGTTCATGACACCCCGGCCGTTAAATTTTAAATTCTAG